CGATGAACATGTCATCTATGCTACCGGCACAACTGGCAACCTGTTGGAAGAGGAACTGGGTTTTAAAGTAGTCAAGTTACAGAGCGGCCCTCTTGGTGGAGACCAGCAGATTGGATCAAAGATTGCCGAAGGCGAGATTGATTTTCTCATTTGTTTCTGGGATCCCCTTGAACCTCTCTCTCACGATCCGGATATTAAAGCCCTTCTGCGCATGGCGGTTGTCTGGAATATA
This genomic interval from Candidatus Zixiibacteriota bacterium contains the following:
- a CDS encoding methylglyoxal synthase — translated: MALVAHDNKKHDLIEWARYNVKLLDEHVIYATGTTGNLLEEELGFKVVKLQSGPLGGDQQIGSKIAEGEIDFLICFWDPLEPLSHDPDIKALLRMAVVWNIPMACNRTTADFLISSPLMDEPYMRIVPDYEGYTKRKIISSM